One Arvicanthis niloticus isolate mArvNil1 chromosome 13, mArvNil1.pat.X, whole genome shotgun sequence genomic window carries:
- the LOC117719149 gene encoding glycosylation-dependent cell adhesion molecule 1-like: MKFFTVLLFASLAATSLAVLPGSKDELYMKTQPTDATAQSTPTSHTSKESSSSKDLSKEPSIFGEEPTSKDTVVIESTKPESQEAQDGLRSGSSLLEETTRPTTSAATTSEEKLIKSSQTAEKELGKIIKGLINGTEDIIPDANGTMKP; encoded by the exons ATGAAATTCTTCACTGTCCTGCTATTTGCCAGCCTTGCTGCCACCTCTCTAGCTGTTCTGCCTG GGTCCAAAGATGAACTCTACATGAAGACTCAGCCCACAGATGCCA CTGCCCAGTCCACTCCCACCAGCCACACCAGCAAGGAGAGTAGTTCCAGTAAGGACCTTTCTAAGGAGCCTTCCATCTTTGGAGAAGAGCCAACTTCCAAAGATACTGTGGTGATAGAATCTACCAAACCAGAGAGTCAAGAGGCCCAGGACGGGCTCAGGAGTGGGTCATCTCTGTTGGAAGAGACCACAAGACCCACCACCTCAGCTG CAACCACCTCAGAGGAAAAACTGATCAAGTCAAGCCAGACAGCAGAGAAAGAACTGGGTAAAATAATTAAAGGATTAATAAATGGTACGGAAGACATAATCCCTGATGCCAATGGTACTATGAAGccatga